Proteins from one Desulfonema limicola genomic window:
- the nhaA gene encoding Na+/H+ antiporter NhaA — protein sequence MESNYSEDQPGIIKIFQPYQWFFSSEVASSVLLLFASISAVYLANSFIADTYNHFLHTEISLFAGKYYISKSLVHWINDGLMALFFFTVGLEIKREILVGELASFKQAMLPVVAAIGGMIVPGLIYMFFNYKTPGAGGWAVPMATDIAFSLGAVALFGKRLPVSLRIFLTAFAIADDLGAVIIIAVFYTKNIAWYYVIISLCFVLALVLANLLWIRWLPLYLILGTGTWLAVMGSGFHATIAGVIVALTIPARGKYNTFKFVQEVKSIMDDFKCHDEQCKNKDNILLNEGHLNSVLTLEMACHNVETPLQRLERSLHPWVVYMVLPLFAFGNAGLSFEGMNISAIIHPVSMGIVLGLFIGKPLGITLLSFIAVKTRLASLPDDVKWNQVIGVSMLGGIGFTMSLFIADIAFTSADFLNYAKLGTLSGSMLSLIGGMVFLGFYSRKSGETQ from the coding sequence ATGGAAAGTAATTATTCAGAAGATCAGCCAGGCATTATAAAAATATTTCAGCCTTATCAATGGTTTTTCAGCAGCGAGGTTGCCTCAAGTGTATTGCTTTTATTTGCTTCAATAAGTGCAGTATATCTTGCAAATTCTTTTATTGCAGATACTTATAATCATTTTCTCCATACAGAGATTTCTTTGTTTGCCGGTAAATACTATATAAGCAAATCCCTTGTACACTGGATTAATGACGGGCTTATGGCTCTTTTTTTCTTTACTGTAGGCCTTGAAATTAAAAGAGAGATCCTGGTTGGAGAACTGGCTTCTTTTAAACAGGCAATGCTGCCCGTAGTTGCTGCAATAGGGGGCATGATTGTACCTGGACTGATTTATATGTTTTTTAATTATAAAACTCCTGGAGCAGGCGGCTGGGCTGTGCCAATGGCAACAGATATTGCATTTTCACTTGGTGCTGTTGCCCTTTTTGGCAAAAGGCTTCCTGTCAGCCTGAGAATTTTTCTAACTGCATTTGCCATTGCAGACGATCTGGGAGCTGTTATTATTATTGCTGTCTTTTATACAAAAAATATTGCATGGTATTATGTTATCATAAGCCTGTGTTTTGTCCTGGCACTTGTCCTGGCAAATCTTTTATGGATAAGGTGGCTGCCCCTTTACCTGATACTGGGAACAGGAACATGGCTTGCTGTTATGGGATCAGGTTTTCATGCTACTATTGCAGGGGTTATTGTTGCTCTGACAATACCTGCGCGGGGAAAGTACAATACCTTCAAGTTTGTACAGGAGGTCAAATCAATTATGGATGATTTTAAATGCCATGATGAACAATGCAAAAATAAAGACAATATTCTGCTTAATGAAGGACATTTAAATTCAGTTCTTACCCTTGAAATGGCATGTCATAATGTTGAAACCCCTCTTCAAAGACTGGAAAGATCCCTCCATCCCTGGGTTGTATATATGGTTCTGCCGCTTTTTGCCTTTGGCAATGCAGGATTAAGTTTTGAAGGCATGAATATAAGCGCAATAATACATCCTGTGTCAATGGGTATTGTTCTGGGTCTTTTTATAGGAAAACCCCTGGGTATTACCCTGCTGTCCTTTATTGCTGTAAAAACAAGGCTGGCATCCCTGCCTGATGATGTGAAATGGAATCAGGTTATAGGGGTATCCATGCTGGGAGGCATTGGCTTTACCATGTCTTTGTTTATTGCTGACATAGCTTTTACATCAGCAGATTTTCTTAATTATGCCAAGCTCGGGACTTTATCAGGTTCAATGCTTTCTCTTATAGGCGGGATGGTATTTTTAGGTTTTTACAGCAGAAAATCTGGTGAAACACAATAA
- a CDS encoding FHA domain-containing protein yields the protein MELIKKLTKIGKNASSDIIVSGLTIGQTAATISKRPNGYHLSYVGGLAKPKINGKTVKESVLLNQFDTIEIGSVKMQFIHKN from the coding sequence GTGGAGCTGATAAAAAAACTGACCAAAATCGGTAAAAATGCTTCTTCTGATATTATTGTCAGCGGTTTGACAATAGGTCAGACTGCTGCAACAATCAGTAAAAGACCTAATGGCTATCATTTAAGTTATGTCGGAGGATTGGCAAAACCTAAAATTAATGGTAAAACTGTTAAAGAGTCCGTACTTTTAAATCAATTTGATACTATTGAGATCGGCTCAGTAAAAATGCAGTTTATCCATAAAAATTAA
- a CDS encoding FHA domain-containing protein, protein MPILTLRFKKDEKKIGEYPIQKGMSLSIGRLDDNDIVIENLAVSGHHAKVDSVGDKFLITDLNSKNGTFVNEQQILQPHWLKHGEIIIIGKHYLVFHYLAEEMPPEDDAGAMQQTMVMDTENYRKMMEKSAAASKAKETGEPLGYYPFYQEGKERWS, encoded by the coding sequence ATGCCAATTTTAACACTTAGATTTAAAAAAGATGAGAAAAAGATAGGTGAATATCCAATTCAAAAAGGGATGTCTCTCAGCATCGGGCGGCTTGACGATAATGACATTGTAATTGAAAATCTGGCTGTTTCAGGTCATCATGCTAAAGTAGATTCAGTAGGAGATAAGTTTTTAATAACTGATCTCAACAGCAAAAACGGCACATTTGTTAATGAACAGCAGATATTGCAGCCGCACTGGCTTAAGCATGGAGAAATAATCATCATAGGCAAACATTATCTGGTATTTCATTATCTGGCTGAAGAAATGCCTCCAGAAGACGATGCTGGTGCAATGCAGCAGACCATGGTTATGGATACGGAAAACTACCGGAAAATGATGGAAAAAAGTGCAGCTGCATCCAAAGCTAAAGAAACAGGTGAGCCTTTGGGGTATTATCCTTTTTATCAGGAGGGGAAGGAGAGGTGGAGCTGA
- a CDS encoding PP2C family protein-serine/threonine phosphatase, producing the protein MVVVESSGLTDVGMKRKGNEDALLFDDNLRLYIVADGMGGHQAGEVASSLVIKTMKDYMKRFNSGHEVEELEDFDNTLSKDANRLIAGINLSNQVVYQAAKSKASYRGMGSTVSSVYITNDTLITSNVGDSPIYLVRNNKIESLYVPHTVMAEQIAMNKTGDKYFASEYSHMLTRAMGIESGIKADTCELQCFKGDILVIASDGLTNKVSPEEILENVTKNKRPAKSCQQLVDMANERGGEDNITVIVLKIKSVKHKKSGIMGLISRLFRIG; encoded by the coding sequence ATGGTAGTTGTTGAATCGTCAGGACTCACAGATGTGGGAATGAAAAGAAAAGGGAATGAAGATGCTTTATTATTTGATGATAACCTGAGGCTGTATATTGTTGCTGACGGCATGGGAGGACATCAGGCAGGAGAGGTTGCCAGTTCCCTGGTCATTAAAACCATGAAAGACTACATGAAAAGATTTAACAGCGGTCATGAAGTCGAGGAACTGGAAGATTTTGATAACACTCTTTCCAAAGATGCCAACAGGCTCATAGCTGGCATAAACCTGTCCAACCAGGTAGTTTATCAGGCTGCCAAAAGCAAGGCATCATACAGGGGTATGGGTTCTACTGTTTCATCAGTATATATTACCAATGATACACTTATTACCTCCAATGTTGGAGACAGCCCTATATATCTGGTCAGAAACAATAAAATAGAAAGTCTGTATGTACCCCATACGGTAATGGCTGAACAAATAGCTATGAATAAAACTGGGGATAAATATTTTGCCAGTGAATACAGTCATATGCTTACCCGCGCTATGGGTATTGAGTCAGGAATCAAAGCAGACACATGCGAGCTTCAATGCTTTAAGGGAGATATTTTAGTTATTGCTTCAGATGGCTTGACAAACAAGGTCTCTCCTGAAGAAATTCTTGAAAATGTAACAAAAAATAAGCGCCCTGCCAAGTCCTGCCAACAGCTTGTTGATATGGCAAATGAGCGGGGAGGTGAAGATAATATTACCGTAATAGTATTAAAAATTAAATCAGTTAAACATAAAAAAAGCGGAATCATGGGTTTAATATCACGGTTATTCAGAATAGGATAA
- a CDS encoding CHASE2 domain-containing serine/threonine-protein kinase has translation MLSASNIDKPVPEFLKASYGIGHVNLQNDADGKIRRDVLLFQYRQLYIPSFSLSLAAAFLDVPNNQIRAKIGTSIELADTVRIPVTSGSQLLVSFKKSQRPFQVFSFDDVIKNKIPQDAFQRAFKDKIVLITPSAAGIDNPVTTPVSPQMSIGELTASTIWTILNSHFIIKPSWDRYAAIAIILIVGIMISFVLPRLKAVLSGLVFITFMFALVGGSIYLFTANSLWIQITYPFLQLLFGYIGVVTINFFVTEAGKEKVEGESAETNRMLGLSFQSQGMLDMAFDKFRKVPVDGETKDLLYNLALDYERKRQYNKAASVYEYIEQHDPEYKNVGEKKQKLLKASETMAFGSDSVLGGTSGGDPLLGGDGSTKPTLGRYEIIKQLGKGAMGIVYLGQDPRINRTTAIKTFSFADDFEPEEAEKLKQKFFREAESAGTLSHPNIVTIYDAGDEHDLAYIAMEFLDGEDFQKYTKKNNLLPVRKVIDYIADIADGLDYAHEKGIVHRDIKPANIMILKSGVVKITDFGIARITATSQTQTGVVKGTPHYMSPEQITGKKVDGRSDIFSLGAMLFQLVTGELPFRGDSPAALMHQIMNVAHPDPRKINPKLVKPLIAIIDKALEKDRNKRYLRAGHMAKHLRALGMKIDAVIAQKKQAG, from the coding sequence ATGCTTTCAGCATCAAATATTGATAAACCTGTTCCTGAATTTCTTAAAGCATCGTATGGCATTGGTCATGTAAACCTTCAAAATGATGCTGATGGAAAAATCAGGAGAGATGTCTTATTGTTCCAATACAGACAGTTATATATTCCTTCATTTTCCCTGAGTCTTGCAGCAGCATTTCTTGATGTTCCCAATAATCAAATAAGGGCTAAAATAGGAACCTCAATTGAACTGGCTGACACTGTCAGGATTCCTGTTACATCAGGTTCCCAGCTGCTTGTAAGCTTTAAAAAATCACAAAGGCCCTTTCAGGTTTTTTCTTTTGATGATGTTATTAAAAATAAAATACCTCAAGATGCATTTCAAAGAGCATTTAAAGATAAGATTGTTTTAATAACTCCTTCAGCAGCAGGCATAGACAACCCTGTTACCACTCCTGTTTCTCCTCAAATGAGTATAGGTGAGCTGACAGCCAGTACTATCTGGACCATACTTAACAGCCATTTTATTATAAAACCTTCCTGGGACAGATATGCAGCAATTGCAATAATCCTGATTGTTGGTATAATGATCTCTTTTGTACTGCCCAGATTGAAGGCTGTATTATCAGGGCTGGTATTTATAACTTTTATGTTTGCACTTGTAGGAGGCTCTATCTATCTTTTTACAGCAAACAGTCTCTGGATCCAGATAACCTATCCTTTTTTACAGCTTTTATTTGGTTATATTGGTGTTGTTACAATTAATTTTTTTGTTACTGAGGCCGGCAAGGAAAAAGTGGAAGGAGAATCTGCTGAAACCAACAGGATGCTGGGGCTTTCATTTCAGAGCCAGGGTATGCTGGATATGGCTTTTGATAAATTCCGCAAGGTTCCGGTTGATGGTGAAACAAAAGACCTGTTATATAACCTGGCACTGGATTATGAACGCAAACGTCAGTACAACAAGGCAGCTTCTGTTTATGAGTACATTGAGCAGCATGATCCAGAATATAAAAACGTGGGTGAGAAAAAACAAAAACTTCTCAAAGCCAGTGAAACAATGGCTTTTGGATCTGACAGTGTGCTTGGGGGAACATCAGGCGGAGATCCCCTTCTTGGAGGCGACGGCTCTACCAAACCCACTCTGGGACGATATGAAATTATAAAACAATTGGGAAAAGGAGCTATGGGTATTGTTTATCTTGGTCAGGATCCAAGGATTAACAGGACTACCGCCATAAAAACCTTTAGCTTTGCAGACGATTTTGAGCCTGAAGAAGCTGAAAAGCTTAAACAAAAATTTTTCAGGGAAGCAGAAAGCGCAGGAACTCTTTCCCATCCCAATATTGTAACTATTTACGATGCAGGTGATGAGCATGATCTTGCTTATATAGCAATGGAATTTTTAGATGGAGAAGATTTTCAAAAATACACTAAAAAGAACAATCTGCTGCCTGTAAGAAAAGTAATAGATTATATTGCCGACATTGCCGACGGCCTGGATTATGCCCATGAAAAAGGTATTGTTCACCGTGATATAAAACCTGCCAATATTATGATTCTTAAATCAGGTGTTGTTAAAATTACTGACTTTGGTATTGCAAGAATAACAGCTACATCTCAAACACAGACAGGTGTGGTCAAAGGTACGCCTCATTATATGTCGCCTGAACAGATTACCGGAAAAAAAGTAGATGGACGCTCAGATATTTTTTCTCTTGGTGCAATGCTTTTTCAACTGGTTACAGGCGAACTGCCTTTCAGGGGAGACAGTCCTGCTGCACTTATGCACCAGATTATGAATGTGGCCCACCCTGATCCAAGAAAAATCAATCCAAAACTGGTTAAACCTCTTATAGCAATTATTGACAAGGCATTGGAAAAAGACAGAAATAAAAGATATCTCAGGGCAGGTCATATGGCAAAACATTTAAGAGCATTGGGCATGAAGATAGATGCTGTGATTGCTCAGAAAAAACAAGCCGGCTAA
- a CDS encoding CHASE2 domain-containing protein, with product MGIVKKQPAIFLGLVITILFLGLSLSNIEFFETLELKFYDIRMSLKNISDNSEDIVIVDIDDDSIKNIGRWPWSRSVIAQCIDKINTANPKIIGMNIMYNEPENSSGLEQIKGLIKMVEQSEKQDSSLLRTMKAALNELDNDRKLKESLEKAGNVIFPVNFYSSRISEKIKQRKTRNSLKDH from the coding sequence ATGGGTATTGTAAAGAAACAGCCGGCAATTTTTCTGGGACTGGTAATTACCATTCTTTTTTTAGGTCTCAGCCTTTCAAATATAGAATTTTTTGAAACACTGGAATTAAAGTTTTATGATATCAGAATGTCTTTAAAAAATATTTCTGATAATTCCGAAGATATTGTTATTGTAGATATTGATGATGATTCCATAAAAAATATAGGGCGCTGGCCCTGGTCCCGCTCTGTGATTGCCCAGTGCATTGACAAGATCAATACAGCAAATCCTAAAATTATCGGCATGAACATCATGTATAATGAGCCTGAAAACAGCAGCGGTCTGGAGCAGATTAAAGGTTTAATCAAGATGGTGGAGCAGTCTGAAAAACAGGATTCATCTCTTTTGCGTACCATGAAAGCTGCTTTAAATGAACTGGATAATGACAGGAAGCTGAAAGAATCATTGGAAAAAGCTGGAAATGTAATATTTCCGGTTAATTTTTATTCTTCAAGAATAAGTGAAAAAATCAAACAGAGGAAGACCAGGAACTCATTAAAAGATCACTAA
- a CDS encoding NAD(+)/NADH kinase, which produces MRLEVRVVREGKEIAKEPVLNDIVINKGALARLAKIKTYINNRYLTTYRADGLIIATPTGSTAYSLAAGGPVLHPTVPAIVMTPICPFTLTNRPLIVPESVVIRIELEHKSSDIMLTFDGQAGLEISEKDTIIVQKGKHPINMVVMPDCHYFNVLKTKLRWSGSRI; this is translated from the coding sequence ATGAGGCTTGAAGTCAGGGTTGTCAGGGAAGGTAAAGAAATTGCAAAAGAGCCGGTACTTAATGATATTGTTATTAATAAAGGTGCGCTGGCAAGGCTTGCCAAAATAAAAACCTATATAAATAACCGGTATTTAACAACCTATCGGGCAGATGGACTTATAATAGCTACACCAACAGGTTCAACTGCCTATTCACTTGCAGCAGGAGGTCCTGTTCTTCATCCCACGGTTCCTGCCATTGTCATGACTCCTATCTGCCCTTTTACCCTGACTAACCGGCCTCTTATTGTTCCTGAGTCAGTTGTAATAAGAATAGAGCTTGAACATAAATCATCTGATATTATGCTGACTTTTGACGGCCAGGCTGGATTGGAAATTTCGGAAAAAGACACCATTATTGTTCAAAAAGGAAAACATCCAATTAATATGGTTGTTATGCCTGACTGCCATTATTTTAATGTATTAAAAACAAAATTAAGATGGAGCGGCAGCAGGATTTAG
- a CDS encoding pentapeptide repeat-containing protein, which yields MKKDDLKKIIEDHKLWLKSNGKKGVPADLSGANLSGIDLSEVNLVLARLAGVDFSGATLVLVDLSQADLSRADLSGADLSGADLLLTDFSGADLSGADLSVADLSGANLSNAKLQAASLPQADLSGADLSKSDLSRTDLSGADLSKSDLSGANFSQAYAAKANFSQANLSGANFLLVSCNDAEFKGAVLTGLTIDTLTMAQISSGIIRKFYDTFQLIELDKSEGFVIIRDIELPPPYYQAGLAIINYFAMFLAHKYPGGTIKIRVEFRRITVAMIIETYDESVKKQIEELFEIYGLIIQGKLVPDVLSKDKKQVMQLEKQILHSEAMLETTKKLMINVRDGKAIEADISWLRNHLGRLLQHPDSQTKAVRDIVNKSVRYASKNRYTEID from the coding sequence ATGAAAAAAGATGATTTAAAAAAAATAATTGAAGATCACAAGCTCTGGTTAAAATCAAATGGGAAAAAAGGTGTGCCTGCTGATTTATCAGGGGCAAATCTTTCAGGTATTGATCTTTCAGAAGTCAATCTTGTGTTAGCAAGGCTTGCAGGTGTAGATTTTTCAGGAGCAACCCTTGTACTTGTCGATCTTTCACAAGCTGATCTTTCAAGGGCAGATCTTTCAGGGGCTGACCTTTCAGGAGCTGACCTGCTTCTTACGGATTTTTCAGGGGCTGACCTTTCAGGAGCTGACCTTTCAGTTGCAGATTTGTCAGGAGCAAATCTTTCAAATGCAAAACTTCAGGCAGCTTCTTTACCCCAGGCTGACCTTTCAGGGGCTGATCTTTCAAAATCCGATCTTTCAAGGACTGATCTTTCAGGGGCTGATCTTTCAAAATCCGATCTTTCAGGAGCAAATTTTTCCCAGGCATATGCAGCAAAAGCAAATTTTTCCCAGGCCAATCTTTCAGGAGCTAATTTTTTACTTGTATCATGCAATGATGCTGAATTTAAAGGAGCTGTACTCACAGGTCTTACAATAGATACCCTTACCATGGCACAGATTTCCTCTGGAATTATCAGGAAATTTTATGATACATTTCAGCTTATTGAACTTGATAAATCAGAAGGATTTGTAATTATTCGTGATATTGAACTTCCCCCTCCATATTATCAGGCCGGACTGGCAATTATAAATTATTTTGCCATGTTCCTGGCTCATAAATACCCCGGGGGTACCATTAAAATCAGGGTTGAGTTCAGGCGTATTACAGTTGCAATGATTATAGAAACCTATGATGAATCTGTTAAAAAACAAATAGAAGAACTTTTTGAAATATACGGATTAATTATCCAGGGAAAGCTTGTGCCTGATGTATTATCAAAAGATAAAAAACAGGTCATGCAGCTAGAAAAACAAATTCTTCATTCTGAAGCAATGCTTGAAACCACAAAAAAATTAATGATTAACGTCCGGGATGGTAAAGCAATAGAAGCTGATATTTCATGGCTGAGAAACCATCTGGGACGGCTGTTGCAGCATCCTGACAGTCAGACAAAAGCTGTCAGGGATATAGTGAATAAATCTGTTCGCTATGCTTCCAAAAACCGATATACAGAAATAGATTAA
- the tatA gene encoding twin-arginine translocase TatA/TatE family subunit produces MFGIGMPELIIILVIILIIFGAGKLPEIGAGMGKAIRNFKSATSDPPKKEDEKEKIEDTKVS; encoded by the coding sequence ATGTTTGGAATTGGAATGCCGGAATTAATTATTATACTGGTTATTATCCTGATAATTTTCGGGGCAGGAAAACTGCCTGAAATTGGTGCAGGCATGGGAAAAGCAATTAGAAATTTTAAATCTGCTACTTCTGATCCTCCCAAAAAAGAGGATGAGAAAGAAAAAATAGAGGACACCAAGGTATCCTGA
- a CDS encoding calcium-translocating P-type ATPase, PMCA-type, translated as MFHFQGLSPSEVEASRNQHGSNQISPQEVETFWDKLKDNFKDPMIMILVVALIIVTILAVLGFTAWYEGVGIAVAVALATLVATASEFKNEQTFQKLQEEASKIFINTFRQGNLKLIGIDDIVTRDIVLLQPGDKIPADGKIIKGKVRVNQASLTGEAEAVSKIPGESDDMNLDNPHKVYRGTIVEDGEAVMEVQVVGDNTHLGKLAEGLQADERIGPLRMKLAKLADDVAMFGYIGASFIAAAFMFKAIWLDNGGDTAAMMAYVSNWQHMIYDIVTALILAVIIIVVAVPEGLPMMIAIVLAQNMRKLLKSNVLVRQLMGIETSGSLNLLFTDKTGTITKGRLEAAAFMTIADAGGGCQTNDYQTFDSLPPSLMKLLDISLRENTSCVVNCEAENENERILGGNTTERALLKFVNADMKTCVEETAETISYVAFNSSRKFSASRIRLKNMEELTLIKGAPEKIIAKSAFYYTENGDTESLSEQGKKEISAKIDIKADSGFRVIAVGTSQSPAPETMADMPDNIALLGFVLIRDELREESRPAVESLQNAGIHVVMLTGDRSGTAKAIAKDAGLLNSENDYVLRSDDMAKLSDDELKAILPRLKVVSRCLPQDKTRLVKAAQDTGLVVGMTGDGVNDSPALSNADIGFGLGSGTEVAKEASDIVVLDDNILSIANAVHYGRTIYRAIQKFITFQLTVNVSAIAIAFIGPFLGFKLPLTMIQLLWVNLIMDTLAALAFSGEPPLPKHMKEKPKDREEKLITSGMWSSILYNGLFMTLICIVFLKFEPIKGLFHSPEAFMTAFFGLFVFLNNFNKFNVRVEEFNLFAHIFENKGFLKVVGMIFIIQVLITYFGGQMFRTVPLLPVEWLYIVAFSIVIIPFDLARKYICWIFE; from the coding sequence ATGTTTCATTTTCAAGGACTTAGCCCAAGCGAGGTTGAAGCTTCAAGAAACCAGCATGGTTCAAATCAGATCAGCCCCCAGGAAGTTGAGACCTTCTGGGATAAACTAAAAGACAATTTTAAAGATCCCATGATAATGATCCTGGTGGTTGCCTTGATTATTGTTACCATCCTGGCGGTGCTTGGTTTTACTGCCTGGTATGAAGGGGTAGGGATTGCCGTAGCTGTGGCTCTGGCAACCCTTGTAGCAACTGCATCTGAGTTTAAAAATGAGCAGACATTTCAAAAACTTCAGGAAGAAGCATCAAAGATATTTATCAACACCTTCAGGCAGGGAAATTTAAAGCTGATAGGTATTGATGATATTGTAACACGCGATATTGTTCTTTTACAGCCTGGCGATAAAATCCCTGCTGATGGAAAAATAATTAAAGGCAAAGTCAGGGTTAATCAGGCATCCCTTACAGGAGAGGCTGAAGCTGTCAGCAAGATTCCTGGAGAATCTGACGATATGAACCTGGATAATCCCCATAAGGTTTACAGAGGAACCATTGTTGAAGATGGTGAAGCTGTAATGGAGGTTCAGGTTGTAGGAGATAATACCCATCTGGGAAAACTGGCTGAAGGATTGCAGGCAGATGAAAGAATCGGCCCTTTGAGAATGAAGCTTGCCAAACTTGCAGATGATGTTGCCATGTTTGGTTATATTGGTGCATCATTTATTGCTGCAGCATTTATGTTTAAAGCCATATGGCTGGATAATGGAGGAGATACGGCAGCAATGATGGCCTATGTTTCCAACTGGCAGCATATGATCTATGATATTGTTACAGCCCTTATTCTTGCGGTGATTATTATTGTTGTGGCAGTTCCAGAAGGGCTTCCAATGATGATTGCCATTGTGCTTGCACAGAATATGAGAAAACTTTTAAAATCAAATGTTCTGGTGCGCCAGCTTATGGGTATTGAAACATCAGGAAGTCTGAATCTCCTTTTTACAGATAAAACAGGAACCATTACAAAAGGCAGGCTTGAAGCTGCTGCTTTTATGACCATTGCAGATGCTGGGGGCGGTTGTCAGACCAATGATTATCAAACCTTTGATTCGCTTCCTCCCTCACTTATGAAACTTTTGGATATATCCCTTAGAGAAAATACCTCATGTGTTGTAAACTGTGAAGCTGAAAATGAAAATGAGCGTATTTTAGGGGGTAATACAACTGAACGCGCCCTGCTGAAATTTGTAAATGCTGATATGAAAACCTGTGTTGAAGAAACTGCTGAGACCATTTCATACGTGGCTTTTAATTCCAGCAGAAAATTTTCAGCTTCCAGAATAAGGCTGAAAAACATGGAGGAGCTGACCTTGATTAAGGGCGCTCCTGAAAAAATTATTGCAAAAAGCGCTTTTTATTATACAGAAAACGGTGATACTGAATCCCTTTCAGAGCAGGGGAAAAAAGAAATCTCTGCAAAGATAGATATAAAAGCAGACAGTGGATTCAGGGTCATAGCTGTTGGAACCAGCCAGTCTCCTGCACCTGAAACAATGGCAGATATGCCGGACAATATTGCTTTGCTTGGATTTGTTCTAATCCGCGATGAACTTAGAGAAGAATCAAGACCAGCAGTTGAAAGCCTGCAAAATGCAGGAATTCATGTTGTAATGCTCACCGGCGACAGGAGCGGAACTGCAAAAGCTATTGCAAAGGATGCGGGTCTGCTTAACAGTGAAAATGATTATGTTTTGCGTTCTGATGACATGGCAAAGCTTTCTGATGATGAACTTAAAGCAATTCTTCCCAGGCTTAAAGTTGTATCAAGATGTCTCCCCCAGGATAAAACCCGTCTGGTCAAAGCTGCCCAGGATACAGGTCTTGTTGTGGGCATGACCGGCGATGGTGTTAATGACAGTCCTGCTTTAAGCAATGCTGATATTGGATTTGGACTTGGAAGTGGTACTGAGGTGGCAAAAGAAGCTTCTGATATTGTTGTTTTAGATGATAATATTCTTTCCATAGCCAATGCTGTGCATTACGGCCGTACAATATACAGGGCTATTCAAAAATTTATTACCTTCCAGCTTACAGTTAATGTAAGTGCAATAGCCATTGCCTTTATCGGGCCTTTTCTGGGATTTAAACTTCCTTTAACCATGATCCAGCTCCTCTGGGTGAACCTGATTATGGATACACTGGCAGCCCTTGCTTTCAGCGGAGAGCCGCCTCTTCCAAAACATATGAAAGAAAAACCAAAAGACAGGGAAGAAAAGCTTATTACCAGCGGCATGTGGTCTTCAATTCTTTATAACGGCCTGTTTATGACTTTGATCTGTATCGTTTTTCTTAAATTTGAACCAATAAAAGGACTTTTTCACAGTCCTGAAGCTTTTATGACAGCCTTTTTTGGACTTTTTGTATTTTTAAACAATTTCAACAAGTTCAATGTAAGGGTTGAAGAATTTAACCTGTTTGCTCATATTTTTGAAAACAAAGGTTTTTTAAAGGTTGTGGGAATGATATTTATAATCCAGGTATTAATAACATATTTTGGAGGACAGATGTTTAGAACAGTGCCCCTGCTGCCTGTTGAATGGCTTTATATTGTTGCATTTTCCATTGTGATAATACCTTTTGATCTTGCCAGAAAATATATATGCTGGATTTTTGAATAA